The sequence taggatgtattgagttttaaagaaaaaattgatatgaCAATTTTTCATTGGATGatgtaaaacatgggttttactCCCCATCCTTGCCAAATTTGGACTCATAAAATAATGGAGTTTGATGTTTTAAAGTGGACTTAATTTGGGATATCCACTTTGAAAcaattggtgttttggtctgatgataaaaaactattatcagAAGTGGACTTAATTTTGGACTCATAAAATAATGGGGTTTGATGTTTCAAAGTGGACTTAATTTTGGGATATCCGCTTTGAAACAATTagtgttttggtctgatgataaaaaactattatcagaagcggatgtcataagttgaaactctcttaaaaataaaaaaatttgggatattccaaaataaaataaaggccAAATAATTTAGGACggaaaaagtattttaaaagaAAGTCAAGAAAGTCAAATCATATGTGACAAATTGTAATTTATAGAGTATAAagtagaatataaaaaataaaataaagtatttgTTTAAAATCCTATGTTGAATGattctcaatttaaaaaaataataataataataatcttatgATGAATGGGGGACAGGGTGGTTTTATATTACATGTAGTAGGGACAACTAAATGAAATTCTTTTAACGATTGTGACAAAGAGCATCAGCCCCGCAAGTTAAGCAGATGAACAAGAGCGTCATCATcaagtaattaatatatttgCTAGGTAAGCTAAAACTTAGATTATATACAAATTATAAGCATTATTACTTTTGGTCCACTAAAAGATTCTGGCTTTTTACCAAGCATCAAAAAGCAGAACAAAGACTGGTGGAAGGACATAACCTTTTGTACTTATGCCATTCTTGGAAATATTGCTTGAAAACAAAATAGGGATTACAATCTTCTAAAGTTCTTAAATAACTTTATGGTAGGGTTATTAAaatcatttcattcattttaaatatttcattttatcaagttatcaatatttatttcctcaaaaaaataggttatcaatatttttgaaaatattttatatactatTCATGTAAATTAtcaatgatataaaatatatatatcaatttattcatggataaaattttaaaagctcTAGAGGATCCTAATCTAGCTATAAGATAGTGTGTCAATCACTAAGTTTCTtatgaaaatcattttttttttaaagagagtttttaGCTTACGACATCTATttctgatgataactctttatcataataccaagataccaatcggtttttggtgttaGCGGaaattgaaccctagatctttTACTCAACCATTagaaattttactagttgagttaactggaaacCACATAATTTGTTAAAAGTGTGAACTAAAAGACCAACTTATCGTATTATAAACCCCATTTAAATTACAAtattaagggtatgtttggtaaactATAATaaacactgtaatgtaataattattcataTAGTTTAAAGTGCTACAGTATTTTCCACAAACATGCCATGAAATCTTGATGAAATGTAGAGTTTTAGATTATAAAAGtcattcttctcaaaaaagaaaaaaaaagaaaaaaaaaagagattatatAAGTCAGGTTTGCATGTAAAATGGTCCAAAACTCCAGAGAAGATTAAAGAACCCAACAAATACCCACTAGCAGTGGTGCGATGTGTGACTTGACATAGTTGAAAATCAAGTAGAATATCTTATCCTTGAACGTTAAAAAGCGCAATAACTTCATCGCTGCCAGGGTGTAGTTTCTGAGTAAAGCAAAGCAACCCAAGTTGCAAGACTAGTATAGAAATTCTCAACCGTAGCTTGCTCCATCGTAGGAAAGTAGACTCAGATAtatacactttttattttatattttttatatttcattttacagattttgtatatatatatatatatatatatatatgtatgtgtatgtctGTAGTTTGACTAATATATTAACATCAAAACTTGGTTTATCATTGGCAGTTTTGTAGTTCAATGGTTGGCATCTTAATTTTTTCAACACATTTATGGTTCAAATTCCCCTCCtttattgtaactattgaattttaagaaaaaaaattataataaaaacataacaaaactTCATTGGCAATTTAGTTATAtacataccaaataaaaatgagaggACAAGATTCAAAATTCTCAGAGCTTACATGAGTGGAACAACTTTAAAGCTTTCCCAAGCTCAAATGGTCCTGAATGGCTGAACCCATAATGTGAAGGTCACTCAATGAATTACAGTGTTTATTATGTACAATtaattaagggtctgtttggatagaagtgggaaggagggagagtggagtagagttagctaaaaataagttaattttgaattaaatcTACTGTACTCCCCCTCTTTTTCTCTTAATCCAAATGGACCATAATTACATGCTATTATAGTTAAGTGCACACTTGCATAACCAAATGCAAATCTGTGGAAATTGGATCATCTTGCCTATATCTCTTACTCAGCATTTCCTGCAACCTGAAAAGAAATGATCCGTAAGCGCACAATGTGTTGAAAAAGACATCATTCTTATCTATACAATATACATCCTCGTTCACTTTTTACTTTATACAATTCAATAAATTGAATCATAAAATCACATAGTAGATATATCTATTGCGACATTGTAAGTTGCAATTTGACATCACCATGTCATCAtgattaaataagaaaaaactgGTGAAAAGGGAACAGATTATTCTGCATGATAGGAGTTTACTGTGCAACCTTACTCTGAAAGTATTACCTTCATCTCCCCCAAAGTCTGATTCCTTCAAGTGTAACAGTACAGGGTAAACATTCATTGTAGAAAACAAGtgatataataaagaaaatgccACAATATATATGTTGATTATATGATGTTTTTGGTATTTCTCCATATCTTGGAAAAGTTTTTAATcggttagaaaaaaaaaaaactggtataTTTATTTCTAACCTGGAAATAATCTTAAAGAAGATTATATGCTTCAAGATATGTATTTAGCTGGGGGACCACAACCCATTCAGATTTTTCATATCTATCTACAAAGTACAAATTGCAACACAAAAAAAGTACCCATACAACTGGTATATATAGACCCCTGATCTTGTACTAAAATACgtactcaaattagaattagtgaTCAAACTTCAGGTTAACATGGAGGCAAATCGCGGTAAGCGCAGAGGGTTCGTTAAGGGAAAGTTGATGCCATTCTATAGAGCAGCCAAGCCTTCCTCAACTGTTCAATATACTACCAAGGTTAAGCCAAGCCAGTCTTCTCCATCAACTGCTTCAGTAGAGTTTCTGGTCCACCAGGACTACTATGTGTTTGCTCAGCCAAAACAGAAGGTAGCATTTATAGTACAGGATAACAGCCGTGACTTAATAAGTCCATATGATAACCTCTATGGTATGCCTGGTGATGAAAGCGTCGATATGAAGTCTGCAAGTTACATATCTTCTGTTCAAGAACGTTTCCAGCTTGAACGAATCAACTCGGAATGAAAGATGTGTCAAGAAATGCAGTAGTGGTCATGATTTCCTTTATCCTGCTAGCATGTATTAGAGTGATAGCTTAGTCTTGTAATAAGGCCTCTATTACCCGGAGAGAGAGTAttaattgtgtagagaattaAGGTGTATTGTATTTGTTTCATGTATCTCCATGCTTAGTAGTCTGTGTTGGTTAGTACTACATCTAGttcaagaaaagaaattcttaCGGATCCATATCTGATGCTTACCTATTCTCAACAAGGAAATCATTATGTGAGTTATTATGAAggcaaaaattaatttagaatcCAATAGCCTCAATTTAAATTTGCTTTCTTTGGTTATTtgtattaggacatatgtggaacatgttataaacatatgtcatttagaattggctaattctttgacaaaacgcactttacttgtaattgagtagatttaggatgtgtttaatacttcaaggaataagagttcaagtccaagtattaaagccatgcaaatctgtccaagaatcaagtgaagagatgttgttcattaaaactcgacagatatCTCAACAGATGTAACTATCGAGGTTTACTTATTCGAAGATCGACAGATAAGCTCAACAGCTGTATCTATTAAGAATtacgaaaatcagtttttcagatatgtttttcatgcatatccatGCTATgtatttaggttttcttttctcacaatcctaaatatatataaagattattttaagggccgtctcAGTTGATGAAACTTGATGAAAAGGTTTTATTCATGCATATTGTGACTGAAGACaatttgccttagttcatctttctcttgaagaaactGCTACGTTTGTGTATACCGTAAGATTTTATAACCAagaagcttcttgatcttcatcgtgtggatgaactgaagaactttatagccaacatctttcacaagttggtgtgttagtcacgtactgagatttgtgcatcgattggttaatcacgtacttggagccgtgcattgaaaggagagattgtcactacattacaagtccaattggatattgggataagggttcaactataagttggtataagcaactgagattcctttacttgtaaccgtttgttttgataatagtggattctcaggagcatagttgtcaaaacgtgAACGTATTGTGAatcgatttttgattttttttattatcgtGTATCGTATTGTATAATCTATcataagatacacaaacacttaataaaatttatatataagaaattatagatatacatatataaagagtatattcattataaattttgaatatattcagCTAATGagtaatttattcatcacttatataaaaatatttaacaagctaactaaataaatcaaactagcatgtgtttataacatacatattcaaattgcttaaattcaaaagttataatatattacaaatgacccaaaaattaatttattttatcatattcATCATATTGGCTAATCAACCCCGTCTAAGTCAATGCTGTCATCACGTTTATTATTTTGTAGATTTATTTCTTCATCgtcattaacatttactatgttttcttattctttttattttattaattaaaaaaaaattctgcttAGCATTCTAGTTTCTTGAACTTATAACAATaacgaaaaaaataaaaaataattatattttcaattaatatcttattcatAGGTGCGGTTTGGATCCGTGTTTACGTTTGCGCGTTTGCACATTTTgcgtttattttatttttttagcacTTATTAACAGTAACCGGTACTGTTCATGCATGTGATTACACTGTACGGGAGACAAAGTTATtgttcacgcactgttcatgcactgttcacacactgttcatgcattgttcacACACTGTTCATGGACCTACAActactttattcagaaaaaatattaaaaatgggtccctcggcactatttacacatttaaaaattattttgctacagtgttttcagttttcagcaaaataagttgtatccaaacggatccatagtatagaaaataaatttgaaaatattaaagtgAAGTGTAAATGTATACTGTGTagtccaaattttgtaaaagaaagagatggaaagaaacttatgaatatgttacTTTATTAGGTTAAATTAAGTACCCTAATGATTTTATGTTTAAAACAAGTCTAACtacttgttagattcaaataaaagtacaaattttaacaaaaaaagtctcattttaaagcatttgtctaTGTATCGTATGATATGTACGATTTTATGATACGATACGATTCATATGATATACATACTGTATCGTACGATTCATGAGCACTTACGATACGCTAGTACAATATGAAACTTTTTACACACGATATGATACGTATTGTACGATATGTATCGCGTATCGTACGATATTGATAACTAtgcttgggagtggtgaccttaaatttactcggtggggttttgctTTGATAGTTtcccccattcgtaaacaaatcactcatgtcaaatttaatttccgctacatttagtttaattggtaatttgtttgtgctatcacgcttattgcatgtaattgaatctacttaattgattaatttaccaaaggagtcaatacatttttggcctatcaatttGGATGatgattaagtgattaaatttatcattttctaataacttaaacttttaaGACAATTGATAATGtattatggtatcagagcaagtaTTCCTAAGTTCAAACTTATCTCACATGATTGGTTAAGTGGTTGAGTTCCACTTACCAGAAGCAAGCAAgtagttaataataataataatagactCAAAGCCATAATCTAAGGGCAATGTGTTCTAAGTTTTAAGTCTCACATATCTAGGATCCCAACATAATCCAAAAAGATTCTCCCATAATTTGCCATTATATATAACTTTTCTTCGTCATGCTCTATAGTCCTCTTGTTTTGTTTCCCTTTCTTATAAGATATAAGATAAGAGgctctttttatttaaaataataaataaataaataaaaattttatcaataaaaacatatataaaataaaaattactacatAACTGAAATAGGATACTCAAAATACTTTTTCATATCTTGagttgaaatatataaaaaagcttatattatattaagtaaaaaaagtaaaagaaaagacgACTACATAACTAAATAGTAAGTACAATTATagaattattatataattagagGGCTAATAAATAAGAAATGAGCAATGTCAAGTAGGGGCTTTTTTTTATGCCCTAAACATGTGTCCTGATATTAAAGGACAGTTGCTAGATTAGGCCTCAAGTCTGTTTACACTGTTGGGTGAGTTGAGCCTAACTCTCTTGCAGATGAGCTTATTCTGCTAGACCAGTCTGCGCATAAATACAACTATCCAAAATCCAAAGGAATTTAATTAAGTGAACCTTAGTTCCTATAGGTTAACATGCATGCATGCTTATAGATACTCATATAAAGATAAATGTGTTTCTTCctcttttgaagaaaaaaaagggaacaaattGGGCCACAGGGTATTGGTTCCCAAATCCCAACCCTCACAGCAAGGGCATATGACTCTGTGAAGTTTGGAACTTAGATCAGTGTGGCCGTGCTTGACTGACTAATTCTTTCTACAAAAAGGTAGGGTTTTGAGGGCGAGAGAGGGGCTTTCCTAGAAGAGCATGTCAATACTTTGCCATTTTGTGGTGAGGATGGGgtgtttataaatatttttggagGGTCATCAAAACTGCCAAGACTTGGTGGCGTCAACGTGTCGTGATGGAGCTGCCATATTTGATATACTATTATGGCTTAAAATTAATTaccaaaagtttcaaaatttccaaaatattttcatgaattattttaaattattttaataatcttttttttttcaattaaaaacttgattttacacTGGTTTTTGTACGTAAGTTCAAGTAAATCTTGTTCTTTCATTTAACTATCTGTCTTATTCTTTCAATTTCACTTacgttataaaaatattttctttgacTTACATAGGagtataattttcaattaattggTACGTAATTAATTCTAGTTTTTCCAAATAGAAGAACCCTAGGAGCATTAGCATTGAGGGTTGTAAAACCCCccaaattgctattttacattcttaaaatataaaaaaaaatctactttatttgggtttgtatatttaaatttttttacattcatgCTACAGTGAGTTGGTAAAAATACCAACTCTTGTAGTAaggttgtataattttttattcacttctctctcctctttcctctctcattcattcattctctatacattctctctctctctctctctctcttatatttattttattgggttgtttatattattttattaggttgcatttaaaaataaaaattgggatatTGAGTGTATTGTCAAGTaggttggtaaaatagataaagtagtatCTGAGGATGTACAATAAATAGATTTTTACATCCTCGATGTGAATGCTTAGAATATCATTAGACATGGTTGCATAGTCAGTTAATGTTAGATATTCATTAATCATGCACCTCTTTGTGCTTTAAATTAATACATCCAAGATCCATGGTTCAAATCCCCTTtccctaaaagaaaaaataataataataaaaaactagatATGGCAAAACAGGCTAAAATTTGCTGACCCGACCAGAACCTGCTCGTTTTGACGTACGTAGCTCAAACCCCAATTTTTTGGCCTGAATAAAAAATGGGCTAACCCGTGGCCCACACATTTTTTATGGGCCAACCTGACCCGACTAACCCGTGACCAACccatttttaaacttttttttctttctaaaaaatatttagactaCATGCCAAGGTGCTAGGTGCATAGACATAAAGGCACAAAGCACTATATTGACACTATTTAGCCATTTAGTAGCCATCAGTGGTAGTGGTCAAAcccccatttatttattttatttaaaattaattaaaaggaaaaaaaaaatacagaaggCAAAAGCATCTATAACTATGCATCTATAACTATACATCTATACTACTAAATGTTTAACACTAAGTTACAGGGACGGACCCAGTGGGGGCTCGGGCCTCCCTGGgtccaaaactttttattttttttttattttttatagttattatatatattttatttttttagttggacCTTCCTTTTCCTCAATAAGTCTAGTTAACCTCACCCAAATAGCAACTATTTAACCCAAAagcttaacaaaaacaataaaaatattcacaatggggattgtattttagcaaaaaaaaactattttatcaccaaagaaccaaaaaaatcatgtgttattggagaagttaaagctaaattttttgcaactacagtAAATTGGAATAAATACCAGTTGACTATAGCAAGTTGTtagaaataaaatacaatattttattaagattattatatctcttccttcaattaaaaaactcaaattctctccttcctttattattttaatgagttggtatattattttaagtgaagtgataaaaaaaaaaaagaacatttgacatcgggtgtattgtaaagtgaggtggtaaaatatataaagtaactttttgaggtgctaaaagctaaaattttttgcaCCACCActattgtgaatgctctaatttcaaaaaaaaaaaaaaaaaaaaattctagccaacctagtattaaaaaaaaaaaacattattttgtttttgtttttgtctttgtttgtaAATTATTACATCTTAATGTATTAGAAATAACGAAtttgtgtatttaaaattttttaatgctaTATAGATGTCTATTtggagtttatttatttatttatttataatttgaccCCCACTAGCTTAAAATCGTAAGTCCATCCCTGCTAAGTTAAATACTAAGtagtagaagaaaaaaagtacaaaaacaaaaacatttacAACTACACGTTTACACTACTAAATGTCTAATACTAAGGGTGTGtctggataccacttattttgctgaaattgaaaaattattgctaaaattactgtagataaaagtaaaagttagttgaaatagtacaataaagccatgaataatgccaaaaagtgcagtgagatccatgaatagtaacaaaaataagctgaatagtgaaataattttcatttttcatctatACCCACACATGCTAATTTAAATACTAAGTAGCAGaggaaaaatatacaaaaggCAAAATCATTTACAACTACACGTCTACACTACTAAATGTTTAACACTAAGTTAAATACTAAGTAGTAGAGTTAAATACTAGGACTAAGTTACAGACCCTAAGTCTAACTagcacaaaacaaaactaaagtaattaaaaaaaaaaaagtccacaTCAATAGTGAACTTTGAATTTGAAGTATGTAAACTTAAAATATGTACTTTTTGTGCTCCTTAgaatctatctctctctcaagttgtaaatttgtaattataagCATTATGCCTGTGAGTTATTAACATggaagattttgttattatgAATGTAAAGAATTTTAGTCATATACAAAACTATTAGAATTGGAAGGATATggaaagttttatgttttatagtttatttgtttttttcttttttcccttcacaTGTAGAATAGTAACACAAATAGTCTAATAATAGTAGATGCCCACTTaacgaaaaagaaaagggtattATGTACAATTTGTTTCCTTGATTGATTTGattcattctctctaaaaatttggcatttttttaaaagtgaaaaTACGGGTCGGCCCAAATCCGCTTGCAACCCGATTAAACTAACCCGTTTTCAACTTGTTTAGAACCCAACACATTTGACCTACAACTTGAttcaatccaacccaacccgaccgtTTGGTATGTCTAAAAGATAAccaatttttcagttttgttgaACCTTTTTCccaaaacaatatcaaaattttggagTAGGAACCAGGTACACGGACTTACACGATGTACCTCCTTGGACAAGAGCTATGCAAGCCTGAAGCCGACCTAAAAATAGGGGCCCATTGCAAAACTAATGATGACAGGTCATTCTATGGATCAATCGAATCATACGTCCTTTTGCAGAAGTTTGCAAACccagttaaaaaataatatgggCCTGTTACAAGACAAATTGGACACTGCTTGGCCCAAATTTGCCCATATCCATAAATGATTAGGCTCTAGCCGGGCATATGCTGTGCGAGTTAAAACAGAGcaactataatatatatagaagaTGCAAGGCTCAAATACCATTTATTTCTGCTCAGACGTGCAGGCTGTATGGAGTTCGGACCCTCAGTCGCAGTGGCTACACAATATGCAGTGCCGAAGCTTTCTAGAGATTTTTCAGTTTGCCATCTCCAATGGTAAGGATCTAGATTTGTTGGCTTTTATGGGTTGGGCTATCTGGAATCGTCGCAACCAATTACAAATGAACCAAGAAGCTTGCCCCTTgaatcaaattatcaaagtaTCCAATGAACGAAGAGAAGagtatcaatttttaaactCTGTGGTTGTGAAGCCTAGGATCGGTCAGCCGCaaatagcataattttttttaaaataaaaaaaaaaaggaaaaaaaaaaatgataagggTAATTCCAAAAAAGGTGTTAAACTCATTCACGTAAGGTGAAGCCATCGGTCTCAAAGAATCCGTCAGCCATACTGTGCATTCAGAGAAGAAAATGACGGTATTGTAAGGCTGACGAGTCCTTTTCAAAGCCGAGGACTTCACCTCCAACCCGACGACATCTGTAAGACAACCAGGACGCCTAGATAGGAAACTGATGGGGAGAAGGAAACTGATGGGGAGAAGGAAACTTGTGACGGGTCCAGCATGGCCTTGCTTGGCCTCCACAAATGtgtatataaggaaatatcttgtacTCCACGGTTAACCCTAATCAATAGGATTCCTACAAAGAAAAGATCCCTCAAGATACGCGTATTAATGAGGATTTTCCTTATAAGGAAAGATTCTCTTTACCAAGAAACGGATGTCAACTCTACGTTATTATAAAAATCCCaatgatgtgcatgaaatatatacaataaagtactaTAAGATTTGCATAGTTAGCCttccttttatattattttgtgactaactatatattatatttgttttatggaaaataaaggcTATTCACAATTGAGAAGCTGAACAAGTCACAAGTTGAATGTTAGGTGGGTCAGGCCAATTATAAAGCCAACTCAAGAGAAAGAGCTTATCATGAAGTAAAGATCCAGCCCAAAGAAGTAGAACATCCAGcccaggcatgaattcaagacGAAGCCCAAGATGCAATTCAACATGGATGAAGTTTGTTAGGAAAGAAACTACAATCAAGTACAGGTGTCAGAATAGAAAACAAGTGTATGAGGTGGGCCAACTGATTCAAGAAGGCAAATTGTAGAGAATTGTAATTTGCAAGCCTGGCGACaagtgaaggaaagaaaaataaaactgaaaagAGTTGGATTAATGCTAAGCTGACGTGATGAAGAAATAGGAGTTTAATTGTGGAGTCTACAAGTGGGCTTGTGGTCTTTATGCATCGTTGTTAAGTGGGCCTGTTTCTTACTTAAAGGAATTGCACATTAGAATATATAGTAGAGGTATTTCTGGGCCATTCGGGTTTATACCTTGTGAAACTCCTTAAGTCAGCGTGTGGTCCAAGCATTAAAAGCTCTAGTTCCACTTGTATTAGGATGAGGCACGGCATCAGGCGGTGTAAGTAAGCATATAAATAGAgagcaaaacagaaaaataaggGGGACGGCTTGGACTGGAGAGCAGGCAGCAGCATGTAGTTTCTTTTATGACTTTTCTCTAGCATtgtgactatttctttctctattttatttgtctagtttaatgtatagtattttatttttatgctttccttcaattactatgagcagctaaatttataattaaggttGAGGATGAAATTTTGTTAAGGATTttcagtaatatttatgtgatttgatttttctcacaatagttattctttaatgatttaaattgttcttgcttcatatcaattgactaagacgggattctagatatgagttcaatcatgtttttctcatgatttaggatttgtcttaattaattgaatgcttggtttattaattcttgattataaaattaaatatctcttgtgatttgtctgttaatggatacaatttatgatttgatttttagaattggatatatcttgtgatttgtttggctacagATACAATTGATGGTTtggttttatacttaagaagcgaagaagaacatgctttagatttttaaacataagttttaatgatgatattttccatgatagcaagattgatttctagattatcatgtagtgagttgggaaaaatttatgatcataaatatatgctgatatgacttataaggcggattccaaaaccttaattcattTCCCCTGATtatttacatctttttattactttatatattttgcttagtttaactatttgcttaattttattatttgcttagtttatttaattgcaaacaaccaatttttattaaactagattaggattaatttggttaaggtttaattaattttcttacgttcatacaagtccctgtgggttcgacctcgttcttgtccaatTATACTT is a genomic window of Quercus lobata isolate SW786 chromosome 2, ValleyOak3.0 Primary Assembly, whole genome shotgun sequence containing:
- the LOC115978309 gene encoding uncharacterized protein LOC115978309, with the protein product MEANRGKRRGFVKGKLMPFYRAAKPSSTVQYTTKVKPSQSSPSTASVEFLVHQDYYVFAQPKQKVAFIVQDNSRDLISPYDNLYGMPGDESVDMKSASYISSVQERFQLERINSE